One Takifugu rubripes chromosome 19, fTakRub1.2, whole genome shotgun sequence genomic window carries:
- the znf740a gene encoding zinc finger protein 2 isoform X27, with product MSHLPSSSVRDHMKWAGLLGCEAVLSSMALMQASSMAAPPKKMMTPLGHGPPQREGPDRGPQSHMILPSGMSCPPLLIRKEGEFQAPRLLDEKEMKANEDMQQKKKNRKSVTPCKVREQEGRGGKGAGDENGPSSKVQKNFICDHCYGAFRSGYHLKRHILIHTGVKPYACSMCDMRFFQRYHLARHSLTHTGVKPYACSMCDMRFFQRYHLARHTLTHTGVKPYACSMCDMRFFQRYHLARHTLTHTGVKPYACTMCDMRFIQRYQLERHSLTHTGVKPYACTMCDKRFFQRYHLARHSLTHMGVKPFACSMCDMKFFQRYHLARHSLTHTGVKPYACTMCDKRFFQRYHLARHGLTHMGVKPFACTMCDMRFSQRYHLARHSLTHTGVKPYACTMCDKRFFQRYHLARHSLTHMGVKPYACSMCDMRFIQRNQLERHSLTHTGEKPFACDMCDMRFIQRYHLERHKRVHSGEKPYQCERCQQNFSRTDRLLRHRRLCQGRNVAKVENQPCCDPRPYPQEPPPAPPTWSPLHPPPGRLAV from the exons ATGTCACATCTGCCCAGCAGCTCAGTCCGCGACCATATGAAATGG gcaGGGCTGCTTGGATGTGAAGCTGTTCTCTCCAGTATGGCCCTGATGCAGGCCAGCTCCATGGCTGCTCCGCCCAAAAAAATGATGACTCCTCTTGGCCACGGACCACCGCAGAGAGAGGGCCCGGACCGTGGTCCCCAGAGCCACATGATCCTCCCATCTGGAATGAGCTGTCCACCCCTG CTTATCCGGAAGGAAGGTGAATTCCAAGCTCCCCGCCTGCTGGACGAGAAGGAGATGAAGGCCAACGAGGAcatgcagcagaaaaaaaagaacaggaaaTCAGTAACGCCCTGTAAAGTGAGAGAACAAGAGGGAAGGGGTGGGAAG GGCGCGGGAGACGAGAACGGTCCGTCGTCCAAGGTGCAGAAAAACTTTATCTGCGATCACTGTTATGGCGCTTTTAGGAGCGGCTACCACCTGAAGAGACACATCCTTATTCACACAG GGGTGAAGCCGTACGCTTGCTCCATGTGTGACATGAGGTTCTTCCAACGTTATCATCTGGCAAGACACAGCCTCACTCATACTG gggtgAAGCCATATGCTTGCTCTATGTGCGATATGAGATTTTTCCAGAGATACCACCTGGCACGACACACTCTCACCCACACGG GGGTGAAGCCATACGCTTGCTCCATGTGTGACATGAGGTTCTTCCAGCGTTACCATTTGGCAAGACACACCCTCACTCATACTG GGGTGAAGCCGTATGCTTGTACCATGTGTGACATGAGGTTTATTCAACGTTACCAACTGGAGAGACACAGTCTCACTCACACAG gggtgaaGCCGTACGCTTGCACCATGTGTGACAAGAGGTTTTTTCAGCGCTACCACCTGGCGAGACACAGCCTCACTCATATGG GTGTGAAACcttttgcttgttccatgtgtGACATGAAGTTTTTTCAGCGTTACCACCTGGCGAGACACAGCCTCACTCATACGG GTGTGAAACCTTATGCTTGCACCATGTGTGACAAGAGGTTTTTCCAACGCTACCACCTGGCGAGACACGGCCTCACTCATATGG GTGTGAAACCTTTTGCTTGCACCATGTGTGACATGAGGTTTTCTCAGCGTTATCACCTGGCGAGACACAGCCTCACTCATACGG GTGTGAAACCTTATGCTTGCACCATGTGCGACAAGAGGTTTTTCCAACGCTACCACCTGGCGAGACACAGCCTCACTCACATGG GAGTGAAGCCATATGCTTGTTCCATGTGTGACATGAGGTTTATTCAGCGTAACCAGCTGGAGAGACACAGCCTCACTCATACGG GAGAGAAGCCATTTGCTTGCGACATGTGTGATATGAGGTTTATTCAGCGCTACCACCTGGAGAGACACAAGCGTGTCCACAGTGGGGAGAAGCCGTACCAGTGTGAGCGGTGCCAGCAG AACTTCTCGCGGACAGACCGGCTGCTGCGGCATCGGCGACTGTGCCAAGGTCGGAACGTTGCCAAAGTGGAGAACCAGCCGTGCTGCGACCCGCGCCCGTACCCGCAAGAACCCCCGCCGGCACCCCCGACCTGGAGCCCCCTGCATCCTCCTCCGGGCCGGCTGGCTGTCTGA
- the znf740a gene encoding gastrula zinc finger protein XlCGF57.1 isoform X37 has product MSHLPSSSVRDHMKWAGLLGCEAVLSSMALMQASSMAAPPKKMMTPLGHGPPQREGPDRGPQSHMILPSGMSCPPLLIRKEGEFQAPRLLDEKEMKANEDMQQKKKNRKSVTPCKVREQEGRGGKGAGDENGPSSKVQKNFICDHCYGAFRSGYHLKRHILIHTGVKPFACSMCDMRFFQRYHLERHKLTHTGVKPYACSMCDMRFFQRYHLARHTLTHTGVKPYACTMCDMRFIQRYQLERHSLTHTGVKPYACTMCDKRFFQRYHLARHSLTHMGVKPFACSMCDMKFFQRYHLARHSLTHTGVKPYACTMCDKRFFQRYHLARHGLTHMGVKPFACTMCDMRFSQRYHLARHSLTHTGVKPYACTMCDKRFFQRYHLARHSLTHMGVKPYACSMCDMRFIQRNQLERHSLTHTGEKPFACDMCDMRFIQRYHLERHKRVHSGEKPYQCERCQQNFSRTDRLLRHRRLCQGRNVAKVENQPCCDPRPYPQEPPPAPPTWSPLHPPPGRLAV; this is encoded by the exons ATGTCACATCTGCCCAGCAGCTCAGTCCGCGACCATATGAAATGG gcaGGGCTGCTTGGATGTGAAGCTGTTCTCTCCAGTATGGCCCTGATGCAGGCCAGCTCCATGGCTGCTCCGCCCAAAAAAATGATGACTCCTCTTGGCCACGGACCACCGCAGAGAGAGGGCCCGGACCGTGGTCCCCAGAGCCACATGATCCTCCCATCTGGAATGAGCTGTCCACCCCTG CTTATCCGGAAGGAAGGTGAATTCCAAGCTCCCCGCCTGCTGGACGAGAAGGAGATGAAGGCCAACGAGGAcatgcagcagaaaaaaaagaacaggaaaTCAGTAACGCCCTGTAAAGTGAGAGAACAAGAGGGAAGGGGTGGGAAG GGCGCGGGAGACGAGAACGGTCCGTCGTCCAAGGTGCAGAAAAACTTTATCTGCGATCACTGTTATGGCGCTTTTAGGAGCGGCTACCACCTGAAGAGACACATCCTTATTCACACAG gggtgaaGCCATTTGCGTGTTCCATGTGTGACATGAGATTTTTCCAGCGTTACCACCTGGAGAGACACAAACTCACTCATACGG GGGTGAAGCCATACGCTTGCTCCATGTGTGACATGAGGTTCTTCCAGCGTTACCATTTGGCAAGACACACCCTCACTCATACTG GGGTGAAGCCGTATGCTTGTACCATGTGTGACATGAGGTTTATTCAACGTTACCAACTGGAGAGACACAGTCTCACTCACACAG gggtgaaGCCGTACGCTTGCACCATGTGTGACAAGAGGTTTTTTCAGCGCTACCACCTGGCGAGACACAGCCTCACTCATATGG GTGTGAAACcttttgcttgttccatgtgtGACATGAAGTTTTTTCAGCGTTACCACCTGGCGAGACACAGCCTCACTCATACGG GTGTGAAACCTTATGCTTGCACCATGTGTGACAAGAGGTTTTTCCAACGCTACCACCTGGCGAGACACGGCCTCACTCATATGG GTGTGAAACCTTTTGCTTGCACCATGTGTGACATGAGGTTTTCTCAGCGTTATCACCTGGCGAGACACAGCCTCACTCATACGG GTGTGAAACCTTATGCTTGCACCATGTGCGACAAGAGGTTTTTCCAACGCTACCACCTGGCGAGACACAGCCTCACTCACATGG GAGTGAAGCCATATGCTTGTTCCATGTGTGACATGAGGTTTATTCAGCGTAACCAGCTGGAGAGACACAGCCTCACTCATACGG GAGAGAAGCCATTTGCTTGCGACATGTGTGATATGAGGTTTATTCAGCGCTACCACCTGGAGAGACACAAGCGTGTCCACAGTGGGGAGAAGCCGTACCAGTGTGAGCGGTGCCAGCAG AACTTCTCGCGGACAGACCGGCTGCTGCGGCATCGGCGACTGTGCCAAGGTCGGAACGTTGCCAAAGTGGAGAACCAGCCGTGCTGCGACCCGCGCCCGTACCCGCAAGAACCCCCGCCGGCACCCCCGACCTGGAGCCCCCTGCATCCTCCTCCGGGCCGGCTGGCTGTCTGA
- the znf740a gene encoding zinc finger protein 2 isoform X5, giving the protein MSHLPSSSVRDHMKWAGLLGCEAVLSSMALMQASSMAAPPKKMMTPLGHGPPQREGPDRGPQSHMILPSGMSCPPLLIRKEGEFQAPRLLDEKEMKANEDMQQKKKNRKSVTPCKVREQEGRGGKGAGDENGPSSKVQKNFICDHCYGAFRSGYHLKRHILIHTGEKPYACAVCDMRFIQRYHLERHSLIHTGVKPFACSMCDMRFFQRYHLERHKLTHTGVKPYACSMCDMRFFQRYHLARHSLTHTGVKPYACSMCDMRFFQRYHLARHSLTHTGVKPYACSMCDMRFFQRYHLARHTLTHTGVKPYACSMCDMRFFQRYHLARHTLTHTGVKPYACTMCDMRFIQRYQLERHSLTHTGVKPYACTMCDKRFFQRYHLARHSLTHMGVKPFACSMCDMKFFQRYHLARHSLTHTGVKPFACTMCDMRFSQRYHLARHSLTHTGVKPYACTMCDKRFFQRYHLARHSLTHMGVKPYACSMCDMRFIQRNQLERHSLTHTGEKPFACDMCDMRFIQRYHLERHKRVHSGEKPYQCERCQQNFSRTDRLLRHRRLCQGRNVAKVENQPCCDPRPYPQEPPPAPPTWSPLHPPPGRLAV; this is encoded by the exons ATGTCACATCTGCCCAGCAGCTCAGTCCGCGACCATATGAAATGG gcaGGGCTGCTTGGATGTGAAGCTGTTCTCTCCAGTATGGCCCTGATGCAGGCCAGCTCCATGGCTGCTCCGCCCAAAAAAATGATGACTCCTCTTGGCCACGGACCACCGCAGAGAGAGGGCCCGGACCGTGGTCCCCAGAGCCACATGATCCTCCCATCTGGAATGAGCTGTCCACCCCTG CTTATCCGGAAGGAAGGTGAATTCCAAGCTCCCCGCCTGCTGGACGAGAAGGAGATGAAGGCCAACGAGGAcatgcagcagaaaaaaaagaacaggaaaTCAGTAACGCCCTGTAAAGTGAGAGAACAAGAGGGAAGGGGTGGGAAG GGCGCGGGAGACGAGAACGGTCCGTCGTCCAAGGTGCAGAAAAACTTTATCTGCGATCACTGTTATGGCGCTTTTAGGAGCGGCTACCACCTGAAGAGACACATCCTTATTCACACAG GGGAGAAGCCGTATGCTTGTGCCGTATGTGACATGAGGTTTATTCAGCGTTACCACCTGGAGAGACACAGCCTCATTCACACGG gggtgaaGCCATTTGCGTGTTCCATGTGTGACATGAGATTTTTCCAGCGTTACCACCTGGAGAGACACAAACTCACTCATACGG GGGTGAAGCCGTACGCTTGCTCCATGTGTGACATGAGGTTCTTCCAACGTTATCATCTGGCAAGACACAGCCTCACTCATACTG gagtgAAGCCATACGCTTGCTCCATGTGTGACATGAGATTTTTCCAACGTTACCACTTGGCGAGACACAGCCTCACTCACACGG gggtgAAGCCATATGCTTGCTCTATGTGCGATATGAGATTTTTCCAGAGATACCACCTGGCACGACACACTCTCACCCACACGG GGGTGAAGCCATACGCTTGCTCCATGTGTGACATGAGGTTCTTCCAGCGTTACCATTTGGCAAGACACACCCTCACTCATACTG GGGTGAAGCCGTATGCTTGTACCATGTGTGACATGAGGTTTATTCAACGTTACCAACTGGAGAGACACAGTCTCACTCACACAG gggtgaaGCCGTACGCTTGCACCATGTGTGACAAGAGGTTTTTTCAGCGCTACCACCTGGCGAGACACAGCCTCACTCATATGG GTGTGAAACcttttgcttgttccatgtgtGACATGAAGTTTTTTCAGCGTTACCACCTGGCGAGACACAGCCTCACTCATACGG GTGTGAAACCTTTTGCTTGCACCATGTGTGACATGAGGTTTTCTCAGCGTTATCACCTGGCGAGACACAGCCTCACTCATACGG GTGTGAAACCTTATGCTTGCACCATGTGCGACAAGAGGTTTTTCCAACGCTACCACCTGGCGAGACACAGCCTCACTCACATGG GAGTGAAGCCATATGCTTGTTCCATGTGTGACATGAGGTTTATTCAGCGTAACCAGCTGGAGAGACACAGCCTCACTCATACGG GAGAGAAGCCATTTGCTTGCGACATGTGTGATATGAGGTTTATTCAGCGCTACCACCTGGAGAGACACAAGCGTGTCCACAGTGGGGAGAAGCCGTACCAGTGTGAGCGGTGCCAGCAG AACTTCTCGCGGACAGACCGGCTGCTGCGGCATCGGCGACTGTGCCAAGGTCGGAACGTTGCCAAAGTGGAGAACCAGCCGTGCTGCGACCCGCGCCCGTACCCGCAAGAACCCCCGCCGGCACCCCCGACCTGGAGCCCCCTGCATCCTCCTCCGGGCCGGCTGGCTGTCTGA
- the znf740a gene encoding zinc finger protein 2 isoform X19, whose amino-acid sequence MSHLPSSSVRDHMKWAGLLGCEAVLSSMALMQASSMAAPPKKMMTPLGHGPPQREGPDRGPQSHMILPSGMSCPPLLIRKEGEFQAPRLLDEKEMKANEDMQQKKKNRKSVTPCKVREQEGRGGKGAGDENGPSSKVQKNFICDHCYGAFRSGYHLKRHILIHTGVKPYACSMCDMRFFQRYHLARHSLTHTGVKPYACSMCDMRFFQRYHLARHSLTHTGVKPYACSMCDMRFFQRYHLARHTLTHTGVKPYACSMCDMRFFQRYHLARHTLTHTGVKPYACTMCDMRFIQRYQLERHSLTHTGVKPYACTMCDKRFFQRYHLARHSLTHMGVKPFACSMCDMKFFQRYHLARHSLTHTGVKPYACTMCDKRFFQRYHLARHGLTHMGVKPFACTMCDMRFSQRYHLARHSLTHTGVKPYACTMCDKRFFQRYHLARHSLTHMGVKPYACSMCDMRFIQRNQLERHSLTHTGEKPFACDMCDMRFIQRYHLERHKRVHSGEKPYQCERCQQNFSRTDRLLRHRRLCQGRNVAKVENQPCCDPRPYPQEPPPAPPTWSPLHPPPGRLAV is encoded by the exons ATGTCACATCTGCCCAGCAGCTCAGTCCGCGACCATATGAAATGG gcaGGGCTGCTTGGATGTGAAGCTGTTCTCTCCAGTATGGCCCTGATGCAGGCCAGCTCCATGGCTGCTCCGCCCAAAAAAATGATGACTCCTCTTGGCCACGGACCACCGCAGAGAGAGGGCCCGGACCGTGGTCCCCAGAGCCACATGATCCTCCCATCTGGAATGAGCTGTCCACCCCTG CTTATCCGGAAGGAAGGTGAATTCCAAGCTCCCCGCCTGCTGGACGAGAAGGAGATGAAGGCCAACGAGGAcatgcagcagaaaaaaaagaacaggaaaTCAGTAACGCCCTGTAAAGTGAGAGAACAAGAGGGAAGGGGTGGGAAG GGCGCGGGAGACGAGAACGGTCCGTCGTCCAAGGTGCAGAAAAACTTTATCTGCGATCACTGTTATGGCGCTTTTAGGAGCGGCTACCACCTGAAGAGACACATCCTTATTCACACAG GGGTGAAGCCGTACGCTTGCTCCATGTGTGACATGAGGTTCTTCCAACGTTATCATCTGGCAAGACACAGCCTCACTCATACTG gagtgAAGCCATACGCTTGCTCCATGTGTGACATGAGATTTTTCCAACGTTACCACTTGGCGAGACACAGCCTCACTCACACGG gggtgAAGCCATATGCTTGCTCTATGTGCGATATGAGATTTTTCCAGAGATACCACCTGGCACGACACACTCTCACCCACACGG GGGTGAAGCCATACGCTTGCTCCATGTGTGACATGAGGTTCTTCCAGCGTTACCATTTGGCAAGACACACCCTCACTCATACTG GGGTGAAGCCGTATGCTTGTACCATGTGTGACATGAGGTTTATTCAACGTTACCAACTGGAGAGACACAGTCTCACTCACACAG gggtgaaGCCGTACGCTTGCACCATGTGTGACAAGAGGTTTTTTCAGCGCTACCACCTGGCGAGACACAGCCTCACTCATATGG GTGTGAAACcttttgcttgttccatgtgtGACATGAAGTTTTTTCAGCGTTACCACCTGGCGAGACACAGCCTCACTCATACGG GTGTGAAACCTTATGCTTGCACCATGTGTGACAAGAGGTTTTTCCAACGCTACCACCTGGCGAGACACGGCCTCACTCATATGG GTGTGAAACCTTTTGCTTGCACCATGTGTGACATGAGGTTTTCTCAGCGTTATCACCTGGCGAGACACAGCCTCACTCATACGG GTGTGAAACCTTATGCTTGCACCATGTGCGACAAGAGGTTTTTCCAACGCTACCACCTGGCGAGACACAGCCTCACTCACATGG GAGTGAAGCCATATGCTTGTTCCATGTGTGACATGAGGTTTATTCAGCGTAACCAGCTGGAGAGACACAGCCTCACTCATACGG GAGAGAAGCCATTTGCTTGCGACATGTGTGATATGAGGTTTATTCAGCGCTACCACCTGGAGAGACACAAGCGTGTCCACAGTGGGGAGAAGCCGTACCAGTGTGAGCGGTGCCAGCAG AACTTCTCGCGGACAGACCGGCTGCTGCGGCATCGGCGACTGTGCCAAGGTCGGAACGTTGCCAAAGTGGAGAACCAGCCGTGCTGCGACCCGCGCCCGTACCCGCAAGAACCCCCGCCGGCACCCCCGACCTGGAGCCCCCTGCATCCTCCTCCGGGCCGGCTGGCTGTCTGA
- the znf740a gene encoding gastrula zinc finger protein XlCGF57.1 isoform X20 has product MSHLPSSSVRDHMKWAGLLGCEAVLSSMALMQASSMAAPPKKMMTPLGHGPPQREGPDRGPQSHMILPSGMSCPPLLIRKEGEFQAPRLLDEKEMKANEDMQQKKKNRKSVTPCKVREQEGRGGKGAGDENGPSSKVQKNFICDHCYGAFRSGYHLKRHILIHTGEKPYACAVCDMRFIQRYHLERHSLIHTGVKPFACSMCDMRFFQRYHLERHKLTHTGVKPYACSMCDMRFFQRYHLARHSLTHTGVKPYACSMCDMRFFQRYHLARHTLTHTGVKPYACTMCDMRFIQRYQLERHSLTHTGVKPYACTMCDKRFFQRYHLARHSLTHMGVKPFACSMCDMKFFQRYHLARHSLTHTGVKPYACTMCDKRFFQRYHLARHGLTHMGVKPFACTMCDMRFSQRYHLARHSLTHTGVKPYACTMCDKRFFQRYHLARHSLTHMGVKPYACSMCDMRFIQRNQLERHSLTHTGEKPFACDMCDMRFIQRYHLERHKRVHSGEKPYQCERCQQNFSRTDRLLRHRRLCQGRNVAKVENQPCCDPRPYPQEPPPAPPTWSPLHPPPGRLAV; this is encoded by the exons ATGTCACATCTGCCCAGCAGCTCAGTCCGCGACCATATGAAATGG gcaGGGCTGCTTGGATGTGAAGCTGTTCTCTCCAGTATGGCCCTGATGCAGGCCAGCTCCATGGCTGCTCCGCCCAAAAAAATGATGACTCCTCTTGGCCACGGACCACCGCAGAGAGAGGGCCCGGACCGTGGTCCCCAGAGCCACATGATCCTCCCATCTGGAATGAGCTGTCCACCCCTG CTTATCCGGAAGGAAGGTGAATTCCAAGCTCCCCGCCTGCTGGACGAGAAGGAGATGAAGGCCAACGAGGAcatgcagcagaaaaaaaagaacaggaaaTCAGTAACGCCCTGTAAAGTGAGAGAACAAGAGGGAAGGGGTGGGAAG GGCGCGGGAGACGAGAACGGTCCGTCGTCCAAGGTGCAGAAAAACTTTATCTGCGATCACTGTTATGGCGCTTTTAGGAGCGGCTACCACCTGAAGAGACACATCCTTATTCACACAG GGGAGAAGCCGTATGCTTGTGCCGTATGTGACATGAGGTTTATTCAGCGTTACCACCTGGAGAGACACAGCCTCATTCACACGG gggtgaaGCCATTTGCGTGTTCCATGTGTGACATGAGATTTTTCCAGCGTTACCACCTGGAGAGACACAAACTCACTCATACGG GGGTGAAGCCGTACGCTTGCTCCATGTGTGACATGAGGTTCTTCCAACGTTATCATCTGGCAAGACACAGCCTCACTCATACTG GGGTGAAGCCATACGCTTGCTCCATGTGTGACATGAGGTTCTTCCAGCGTTACCATTTGGCAAGACACACCCTCACTCATACTG GGGTGAAGCCGTATGCTTGTACCATGTGTGACATGAGGTTTATTCAACGTTACCAACTGGAGAGACACAGTCTCACTCACACAG gggtgaaGCCGTACGCTTGCACCATGTGTGACAAGAGGTTTTTTCAGCGCTACCACCTGGCGAGACACAGCCTCACTCATATGG GTGTGAAACcttttgcttgttccatgtgtGACATGAAGTTTTTTCAGCGTTACCACCTGGCGAGACACAGCCTCACTCATACGG GTGTGAAACCTTATGCTTGCACCATGTGTGACAAGAGGTTTTTCCAACGCTACCACCTGGCGAGACACGGCCTCACTCATATGG GTGTGAAACCTTTTGCTTGCACCATGTGTGACATGAGGTTTTCTCAGCGTTATCACCTGGCGAGACACAGCCTCACTCATACGG GTGTGAAACCTTATGCTTGCACCATGTGCGACAAGAGGTTTTTCCAACGCTACCACCTGGCGAGACACAGCCTCACTCACATGG GAGTGAAGCCATATGCTTGTTCCATGTGTGACATGAGGTTTATTCAGCGTAACCAGCTGGAGAGACACAGCCTCACTCATACGG GAGAGAAGCCATTTGCTTGCGACATGTGTGATATGAGGTTTATTCAGCGCTACCACCTGGAGAGACACAAGCGTGTCCACAGTGGGGAGAAGCCGTACCAGTGTGAGCGGTGCCAGCAG AACTTCTCGCGGACAGACCGGCTGCTGCGGCATCGGCGACTGTGCCAAGGTCGGAACGTTGCCAAAGTGGAGAACCAGCCGTGCTGCGACCCGCGCCCGTACCCGCAAGAACCCCCGCCGGCACCCCCGACCTGGAGCCCCCTGCATCCTCCTCCGGGCCGGCTGGCTGTCTGA
- the znf740a gene encoding zinc finger protein OZF isoform X30 translates to MSHLPSSSVRDHMKWAGLLGCEAVLSSMALMQASSMAAPPKKMMTPLGHGPPQREGPDRGPQSHMILPSGMSCPPLLIRKEGEFQAPRLLDEKEMKANEDMQQKKKNRKSVTPCKVREQEGRGGKGAGDENGPSSKVQKNFICDHCYGAFRSGYHLKRHILIHTGEKPYACAVCDMRFIQRYHLERHSLIHTGVKPFACSMCDMRFFQRYHLERHKLTHTGVKPYACSMCDMRFFQRYHLARHSLTHTGVKPYACTMCDMRFIQRYQLERHSLTHTGVKPYACTMCDKRFFQRYHLARHSLTHMGVKPFACSMCDMKFFQRYHLARHSLTHTGVKPYACTMCDKRFFQRYHLARHGLTHMGVKPFACTMCDMRFSQRYHLARHSLTHTGVKPYACTMCDKRFFQRYHLARHSLTHMGVKPYACSMCDMRFIQRNQLERHSLTHTGEKPFACDMCDMRFIQRYHLERHKRVHSGEKPYQCERCQQNFSRTDRLLRHRRLCQGRNVAKVENQPCCDPRPYPQEPPPAPPTWSPLHPPPGRLAV, encoded by the exons ATGTCACATCTGCCCAGCAGCTCAGTCCGCGACCATATGAAATGG gcaGGGCTGCTTGGATGTGAAGCTGTTCTCTCCAGTATGGCCCTGATGCAGGCCAGCTCCATGGCTGCTCCGCCCAAAAAAATGATGACTCCTCTTGGCCACGGACCACCGCAGAGAGAGGGCCCGGACCGTGGTCCCCAGAGCCACATGATCCTCCCATCTGGAATGAGCTGTCCACCCCTG CTTATCCGGAAGGAAGGTGAATTCCAAGCTCCCCGCCTGCTGGACGAGAAGGAGATGAAGGCCAACGAGGAcatgcagcagaaaaaaaagaacaggaaaTCAGTAACGCCCTGTAAAGTGAGAGAACAAGAGGGAAGGGGTGGGAAG GGCGCGGGAGACGAGAACGGTCCGTCGTCCAAGGTGCAGAAAAACTTTATCTGCGATCACTGTTATGGCGCTTTTAGGAGCGGCTACCACCTGAAGAGACACATCCTTATTCACACAG GGGAGAAGCCGTATGCTTGTGCCGTATGTGACATGAGGTTTATTCAGCGTTACCACCTGGAGAGACACAGCCTCATTCACACGG gggtgaaGCCATTTGCGTGTTCCATGTGTGACATGAGATTTTTCCAGCGTTACCACCTGGAGAGACACAAACTCACTCATACGG GGGTGAAGCCGTACGCTTGCTCCATGTGTGACATGAGGTTCTTCCAACGTTATCATCTGGCAAGACACAGCCTCACTCATACTG GGGTGAAGCCGTATGCTTGTACCATGTGTGACATGAGGTTTATTCAACGTTACCAACTGGAGAGACACAGTCTCACTCACACAG gggtgaaGCCGTACGCTTGCACCATGTGTGACAAGAGGTTTTTTCAGCGCTACCACCTGGCGAGACACAGCCTCACTCATATGG GTGTGAAACcttttgcttgttccatgtgtGACATGAAGTTTTTTCAGCGTTACCACCTGGCGAGACACAGCCTCACTCATACGG GTGTGAAACCTTATGCTTGCACCATGTGTGACAAGAGGTTTTTCCAACGCTACCACCTGGCGAGACACGGCCTCACTCATATGG GTGTGAAACCTTTTGCTTGCACCATGTGTGACATGAGGTTTTCTCAGCGTTATCACCTGGCGAGACACAGCCTCACTCATACGG GTGTGAAACCTTATGCTTGCACCATGTGCGACAAGAGGTTTTTCCAACGCTACCACCTGGCGAGACACAGCCTCACTCACATGG GAGTGAAGCCATATGCTTGTTCCATGTGTGACATGAGGTTTATTCAGCGTAACCAGCTGGAGAGACACAGCCTCACTCATACGG GAGAGAAGCCATTTGCTTGCGACATGTGTGATATGAGGTTTATTCAGCGCTACCACCTGGAGAGACACAAGCGTGTCCACAGTGGGGAGAAGCCGTACCAGTGTGAGCGGTGCCAGCAG AACTTCTCGCGGACAGACCGGCTGCTGCGGCATCGGCGACTGTGCCAAGGTCGGAACGTTGCCAAAGTGGAGAACCAGCCGTGCTGCGACCCGCGCCCGTACCCGCAAGAACCCCCGCCGGCACCCCCGACCTGGAGCCCCCTGCATCCTCCTCCGGGCCGGCTGGCTGTCTGA